GGCGGATTTTCTTGAAAAATCCCCAGGTCACGCTGTCGATCGAGCAGATGTCGATGCTGCTCTCGTCGAGGCATTCGAGACTCGCGACATGTCCACCGGTCATGACGACGGAGGAAAAGAAGGGCTTTCCGCCAGCGATCCGCGCGAGCGACAGTCGCGGCAAGTTCATTCCCGAGTTCGATAGCAAGCTGTTGCACCCGAATATCCGCCCGCGCATATCTTCCAGGCATTCGGCGGGATCATCGCTCCTGACCATGAAGAAGGCACGATGAGTGGATCCCACGCATCCAGGGATCGAGTAATGCGGCGTTCCGAGAACGCGTCCTTTATCGCGGTAATGCTTGAACAGCGGATAGCCGCACATCTGGGTAAAGAATACCCCCGGCCCGACGCCCTCCGGAGCCGCACATCCGCCATACAACTCGATGTCGGCGGTTTCGACGCCCTTGGCGCGAAGCCCGAGCTGCAAGGCCGTCCACAGGGCGGCATTGGCGGCGGCCATCTCGGGAAGACAGTACATCGGCAGGCTGGCCGTCCGCCGCGATGGACGTGCTGTATCACGTCGCATGGGTATCCAACGTGATGCGCGGCTGCGTTGCAAAACCGGGTTCGAGCACAGCCGCATCAGACGAATTCTTGCTGGTGAGGCCAGGCGGATGGATCGGAGTGAAATTCGGCGTGGTAAGCCATTGCCGTGCGATCTCACCATAACCTCGAAACACGAAGCCGCCGTTGTGCATTTGAATGCGCTCACGATGCCGGCGCCAGACACGAGGCAGTTTCCACCATGACAGCGTCGGAAACAGATGGTGAACGGCGTGGAGGTTGTTCCATAGAAACAGAAGACCGAACACCCAGTTCGATTCGACCACCGCAGTGCGTTCGCCCGGCCGTTCGCCCCAGCGGTGCTCGGTGAAGCTGCGCATCATGCCAAAAACAAAACCACTATAGATGAACTCTACGAGGTACGACAAAACGGACATCTCGAAGACTCGCGTCACGAGCAGCAGCATCGAGGCTAAACCGATGCAGTGGCGAAACCAGATGCCGGCATTTGCAGTGTCGCCGGCGATCATTTTGCCGACTTCCGCAATGAAAAGGCGCGGTGCTTGCAGGAAAGGACCGATAAACAGCCTTCCCAAGAATGTCTGGTTGACTGTGAGAAGGCGCCTCCACAGATCGCCATGCTTATTCCAGTCCTCCTCGTTGTTATAGTAAGATTCTGGATCCTCCCCTGGATAGGTGATATGGCGGTTGCGATGGTGTTGCGAATGTGACCTCCGATAGAGTTCGAAAGGATGCCACACACCGATCGGCGCCCAGACGACCGCGCGACGCAGCCACTTCGGTATCCCCCGCATGCCGTGAATCGCCTCGTGCTGCAAAGAGGAATGCCATTGCACGACGTAACCCGCCAGCGGAGCCGTGATCCACCAAGGAACGTACTCATGAGAAGCGAGCAGCAATAGCCAGCCAGCGTAGATCGCTGCCGCAACCAGGAGCGTCGGCCCTTCATGCTGCTCGAACCACGAGTTGGAAGCCGTATCTCCGGCAACGGCGAGCATCAGCCCGTGCGCCGCTCCCACCGAGCCGACTCCGGATTTGTCATCGCCAATTTCGCCCTCATGATCTGGAATGAAGTGTGAATCTGTCAAGCACATGTCTCCCCGGTCATGGGATGTGACTCTCAGCGGCGCAGGCCGTTTCTCCGTAGCGATGAGCCAGGGGTGAGGTTCTCGCGGAAGCCTGCTTCGTGGGCGCTGGCGCGGCGATATCTGAGTAAATCGATAGACTTTGTCATTTTAATGATTT
The sequence above is a segment of the Methylosinus trichosporium OB3b genome. Coding sequences within it:
- a CDS encoding phosphate/phosphite/phosphonate ABC transporter substrate-binding protein; protein product: MRRDTARPSRRTASLPMYCLPEMAAANAALWTALQLGLRAKGVETADIELYGGCAAPEGVGPGVFFTQMCGYPLFKHYRDKGRVLGTPHYSIPGCVGSTHRAFFMVRSDDPAECLEDMRGRIFGCNSLLSNSGMNLPRLSLARIAGGKPFFSSVVMTGGHVASLECLDESSIDICSIDSVTWGFFKKIRPVDSERYRILDETISSPSLPYVTSADTSESDAAAIAATLHEIMDDPQTADIRGALELAGLSTPDVDAYERLMEFEREAADLGFPEIK
- a CDS encoding fatty acid desaturase, with product MTDSHFIPDHEGEIGDDKSGVGSVGAAHGLMLAVAGDTASNSWFEQHEGPTLLVAAAIYAGWLLLLASHEYVPWWITAPLAGYVVQWHSSLQHEAIHGMRGIPKWLRRAVVWAPIGVWHPFELYRRSHSQHHRNRHITYPGEDPESYYNNEEDWNKHGDLWRRLLTVNQTFLGRLFIGPFLQAPRLFIAEVGKMIAGDTANAGIWFRHCIGLASMLLLVTRVFEMSVLSYLVEFIYSGFVFGMMRSFTEHRWGERPGERTAVVESNWVFGLLFLWNNLHAVHHLFPTLSWWKLPRVWRRHRERIQMHNGGFVFRGYGEIARQWLTTPNFTPIHPPGLTSKNSSDAAVLEPGFATQPRITLDTHAT